One Aegilops tauschii subsp. strangulata cultivar AL8/78 chromosome 7, Aet v6.0, whole genome shotgun sequence genomic window carries:
- the LOC109772087 gene encoding disease resistance protein RPM1 isoform X2 translates to MAEIVILLAIKKIGIALASRAADHVSVHFAKYKTQLLELQGSMGRVARELRIMHDVLCHMDIRNCNSQVYDGWLEEVRKVAHVMEDMVDEYLYLVGQKHDTGSCFYLKKGFRKQSSLLSMNQIAVKVKEIEKDLTHLSETKTRWVPMINNGDSGSTNYIVKRSQDLAKISRSLDEEDLVGVDKNREKLEQWLAGDDFGHSVIALLGMGGLGKTALAANVYKKAREKFQCHAWISVSQTYSREDVLKNISKELFKDNVSVLSKTPAMDITCLEETMKSFLEQQKYLIILDDVWTPETFDDLSRVLTNNDKGSRIIMTTREGHVAALASPGHILTLAPLPEDKACDLFCKKAFPRDTDHECPVELKPLSEQIVNKCKGLPLVIVLVGSLLCVREKTVEEWRRINDQLSWELNNNSSLFPEDYLLKRKQLVRLWIAEGFIEGRGDSTLEEVAEGYLKELIDRNMLQLVERNNFGRMKRFRMHDILRELAVDLCQKNCFGVIYEDKCGGSLQMDGRRLVMHRVKKDIHQSFSSMHHLRTVIILDGCMPSFTLLPLLCKKSRYMAVLELSGLPIEKLPDAIGDLFNLRHLCLRDTKVKVLPKSVEKLSNLLTLDLHGSDIHELPSGIGKLKKLRHLFAEKTIDPDWREIQCCSGMCIPKGLGNLTNLQTLQALEAQDESVRHLWELTQVRSLRLWNVKGNYCGRIGESLVRMRYLSCLDVNASAENEVLLLNVYLPSLQKLYLRGRLAEGAFDESPLFQAVGGQNLHVLNLSLSQLREDPLPSLSRLSNLTRLQFTRAYNGEQLTFRTGWFPKLKILVLRDMPNLNRLEIHKGAMASLERLVLANLSGMMEVPPGIEFLMPLQRLVFQEITNDFLTLLRECSAIQGAHAVYSLRY, encoded by the exons ATGGCGGAGATTGTGATTCTTCTAGCCATTAAAAAGATCGGAATCGCCTTGGCAAGTAGAGCGGCAGACCATGTCAGCGTGCACTTTGCAAAGTACAAGACACAACTATTGGAGCTACAGGGCAGTATGGGTCGTGTTGCAAGGGAGCTTCGCATAATGCATGATGTTCTATGTCACATGGACATTCGAAACTGCAACAGTCAAGTATATGACGGCTGGTTGGAGGAGGTACGGAAAGTAGCACATGTGATGGAGGACATGGTGGATGAGTACTTGTATCTAGTAGGACAGAAACATGATACAGGGTCTTGCTTTTACCTCAAAAAGGGGTTCAGAAAACAAAGTTCTCTGCTTTCTATGAACCAGATAGCTGTCAAGGTGAAAGAAATAGAGAAAGACCTTACTCACCTGTCAGAGACAAAAACCCGTTGGGTTCCCATGATAAACAACGGGGATAGTGGCAGCACTAATTACATCGTCAAGAGGTCCCAAGATCTAGCAAAAATTTCACGTTCCCTTGACGAAGAAGATCTAGTGGGGGTTGATAAAAACAGAGAAAAACTTGAGCAGTGGTTGGCAGGCGATGATTTTGGACACTCTGTAATAGCCCTGCTTGGAATGGGAGGTCTTGGTAAAACTGCTTTAGCTGCAAATGTGTACAAGAAGGCAAGGGAGAAATTTCAGTGCCACGCCTGGATCTCCGTCTCCCAAACTTATTCTAGAGAAGATGTCTTGAAGAATATAAGCAAGGAACTTTTCAAAGATAATGTCAGTGTTCTATCTAAAACTCCAGCTATGGACATCACATGCCTTGAAGAGACAATGAAGAGTTTTCTGGAGCAACAAAAGTATTTGATCATATTGGATGATGTTTGGACTCCAGAAACATTTGATGACTTGTCTAGGGTGCTTACTAATAATGATAAAGGTAGTAGAATTATAATGACAACAAGGGAAGGCCATGTTGCTGCACTTGCCTCTCCAGGACACATCTTAACACTAGCACCTTTACCAGAAGATAAGGCATGTGATCTCTTTTGTAAAAAAGCCTTTCCAAGAGATACTGATCATGAATGTCCTGTGGAGTTGAAGCCTTTGTCCGAACAAATAGTTAACAAATGCAAAGGCTTGCCCCTTGTTATTGTATTAGTTGGTAGCCTTTTGTGTGTGCGCGAGAAAACAGTGGAAGAATGGAGAAGAATTAATGATCAATTGAGTTGGGAGCTAAATAACAATTCAAG CTTATTTCCAGAAGACTATCTTCTCAAAAGGAAACAACTTGTACGGTTATGGATAGCAGAGGGGTTCATCGAGGGAAGGGGTGATAGCACATTAGAAGAAGTGGCAGAAGGCTATCTGAAGGAGTTGATTGATAGAAACATGCTGCAACTTGTTGAAAGGAATAATTTTGGTAGGATGAAAAGATTCAGAATGCATGACATCTTACGTGAATTGGCAGTTGACTTGTGCCAGAAGAACTGTTTTGGTGTTATATACGAGGATAAGTGTGGGGGTTCTCTACAGATGGATGGACGTCGATTGGTAATGCATAGAGTGAAGAAGGATATTCACCAGTCATTTTCTAGCATGCACCACCTTCGAACTGTCATTATACTGGATGGCTGCATGCCATCATTCACTCTACTTCCTCTGCTATGTAAGAAATCAAGATATATGGCAGTGCTAGAATTAAGTGGTCTACCTATCGAGAAGCTTCCAGATGCTATTGGTGATCTTTTTAATCTCCGCCATTTGTGTTTACGTGATACAAAAGTGAAGGTGCTCCCGAAGTCTGTTGAGAAGCTTTCAAATTTGTTGACACTGGACCTTCATGGATCTGACATACATGAGTTGCCTAGTGGGATCGGGAAACTGAAGAAGCTTAGGCACTTATTTGCTGAGAAAACAATTGACCCAGATTGGAGAGAGATTCAATGTTGCAGTGGTATGTGTATCCCCAAAGGTCTTGGAAATCTAACAAACCTACAGACATTACAAGCATTGGAAGCACAAGATGAGTCTGTTAGACATTTATGGGAGCTGACACAAGTGAGAAGTTTGAGGTTATGGAATGTGAAAGGAAACTACTGTGGCCGCATCGGTGAGTCTCTAGTTCGGATGCGCTATTTGTCCTGCCTAGATGTGAATGCAAGTGCTGAGAACGAGGTTCTCTTGTTGAATGTCTACCTGCCAAGCCTGCAAAAGCTGTATTTGAGAGGACGACTAGCGGAAGGGGCTTTCGACGAGTCTCCTCTCTTCCAAGCTGTTGGGGGGCAGAACTTGCATGTATTGAATCTATCTTTATCACAATTGAGAGAAGACCCCCTGCCATCCCTTTCTCGGTTGTCAAATTTGACGCGTCTACAATTCACTAGAGCCTACAACGGAGAGCAGCTGACATTTCGCACAGGGTGGTTTCCCAAGCTAAAGATTCTCGTTCTAAGAGACATGCCTAATCTGAATCGGCTAGAGATACATAAAGGTGCCATGGCGAGCCTGGAAAGATTAGTCTTAGCCAACCTCAGCGGTATGATGGAGGTCCCACCTGGCATTGAGTTTCTCATGCCCCTCCAGCGTCTGGTCTTCCAGGAAATCACCAATGACTTCTTGACATTGTTGCGCGAGTGTTCTGCAATTCAAGGGGCCCATGCGGTGTATTCTCTCCGATATTGA
- the LOC109772087 gene encoding disease resistance protein RPM1 isoform X1, giving the protein MAEIVILLAIKKIGIALASRAADHVSVHFAKYKTQLLELQGSMGRVARELRIMHDVLCHMDIRNCNSQVYDGWLEEVRKVAHVMEDMVDEYLYLVGQKHDTGSCFYLKKGFRKQSSLLSMNQIAVKVKEIEKDLTHLSETKTRWVPMINNGDSGSTNYIVKRSQDLAKISRSLDEEDLVGVDKNREKLEQWLAGDDFGHSVIALLGMGGLGKTALAANVYKKAREKFQCHAWISVSQTYSREDVLKNISKELFKDNVSVLSKTPAMDITCLEETMKSFLEQQKYLIILDDVWTPETFDDLSRVLTNNDKGSRIIMTTREGHVAALASPGHILTLAPLPEDKACDLFCKKAFPRDTDHECPVELKPLSEQIVNKCKGLPLVIVLVGSLLCVREKTVEEWRRINDQLSWELNNNSRFDHIRNVLHLSFIYLPTHLKSCFLYCSLFPEDYLLKRKQLVRLWIAEGFIEGRGDSTLEEVAEGYLKELIDRNMLQLVERNNFGRMKRFRMHDILRELAVDLCQKNCFGVIYEDKCGGSLQMDGRRLVMHRVKKDIHQSFSSMHHLRTVIILDGCMPSFTLLPLLCKKSRYMAVLELSGLPIEKLPDAIGDLFNLRHLCLRDTKVKVLPKSVEKLSNLLTLDLHGSDIHELPSGIGKLKKLRHLFAEKTIDPDWREIQCCSGMCIPKGLGNLTNLQTLQALEAQDESVRHLWELTQVRSLRLWNVKGNYCGRIGESLVRMRYLSCLDVNASAENEVLLLNVYLPSLQKLYLRGRLAEGAFDESPLFQAVGGQNLHVLNLSLSQLREDPLPSLSRLSNLTRLQFTRAYNGEQLTFRTGWFPKLKILVLRDMPNLNRLEIHKGAMASLERLVLANLSGMMEVPPGIEFLMPLQRLVFQEITNDFLTLLRECSAIQGAHAVYSLRY; this is encoded by the coding sequence ATGGCGGAGATTGTGATTCTTCTAGCCATTAAAAAGATCGGAATCGCCTTGGCAAGTAGAGCGGCAGACCATGTCAGCGTGCACTTTGCAAAGTACAAGACACAACTATTGGAGCTACAGGGCAGTATGGGTCGTGTTGCAAGGGAGCTTCGCATAATGCATGATGTTCTATGTCACATGGACATTCGAAACTGCAACAGTCAAGTATATGACGGCTGGTTGGAGGAGGTACGGAAAGTAGCACATGTGATGGAGGACATGGTGGATGAGTACTTGTATCTAGTAGGACAGAAACATGATACAGGGTCTTGCTTTTACCTCAAAAAGGGGTTCAGAAAACAAAGTTCTCTGCTTTCTATGAACCAGATAGCTGTCAAGGTGAAAGAAATAGAGAAAGACCTTACTCACCTGTCAGAGACAAAAACCCGTTGGGTTCCCATGATAAACAACGGGGATAGTGGCAGCACTAATTACATCGTCAAGAGGTCCCAAGATCTAGCAAAAATTTCACGTTCCCTTGACGAAGAAGATCTAGTGGGGGTTGATAAAAACAGAGAAAAACTTGAGCAGTGGTTGGCAGGCGATGATTTTGGACACTCTGTAATAGCCCTGCTTGGAATGGGAGGTCTTGGTAAAACTGCTTTAGCTGCAAATGTGTACAAGAAGGCAAGGGAGAAATTTCAGTGCCACGCCTGGATCTCCGTCTCCCAAACTTATTCTAGAGAAGATGTCTTGAAGAATATAAGCAAGGAACTTTTCAAAGATAATGTCAGTGTTCTATCTAAAACTCCAGCTATGGACATCACATGCCTTGAAGAGACAATGAAGAGTTTTCTGGAGCAACAAAAGTATTTGATCATATTGGATGATGTTTGGACTCCAGAAACATTTGATGACTTGTCTAGGGTGCTTACTAATAATGATAAAGGTAGTAGAATTATAATGACAACAAGGGAAGGCCATGTTGCTGCACTTGCCTCTCCAGGACACATCTTAACACTAGCACCTTTACCAGAAGATAAGGCATGTGATCTCTTTTGTAAAAAAGCCTTTCCAAGAGATACTGATCATGAATGTCCTGTGGAGTTGAAGCCTTTGTCCGAACAAATAGTTAACAAATGCAAAGGCTTGCCCCTTGTTATTGTATTAGTTGGTAGCCTTTTGTGTGTGCGCGAGAAAACAGTGGAAGAATGGAGAAGAATTAATGATCAATTGAGTTGGGAGCTAAATAACAATTCAAGGTTTGATCACATAAGGAATGTTTTGCATCTGAGCTTCATCTACCTTCCAACACACTTGAAAAGTTGTTTCCTGTACTGCAGCTTATTTCCAGAAGACTATCTTCTCAAAAGGAAACAACTTGTACGGTTATGGATAGCAGAGGGGTTCATCGAGGGAAGGGGTGATAGCACATTAGAAGAAGTGGCAGAAGGCTATCTGAAGGAGTTGATTGATAGAAACATGCTGCAACTTGTTGAAAGGAATAATTTTGGTAGGATGAAAAGATTCAGAATGCATGACATCTTACGTGAATTGGCAGTTGACTTGTGCCAGAAGAACTGTTTTGGTGTTATATACGAGGATAAGTGTGGGGGTTCTCTACAGATGGATGGACGTCGATTGGTAATGCATAGAGTGAAGAAGGATATTCACCAGTCATTTTCTAGCATGCACCACCTTCGAACTGTCATTATACTGGATGGCTGCATGCCATCATTCACTCTACTTCCTCTGCTATGTAAGAAATCAAGATATATGGCAGTGCTAGAATTAAGTGGTCTACCTATCGAGAAGCTTCCAGATGCTATTGGTGATCTTTTTAATCTCCGCCATTTGTGTTTACGTGATACAAAAGTGAAGGTGCTCCCGAAGTCTGTTGAGAAGCTTTCAAATTTGTTGACACTGGACCTTCATGGATCTGACATACATGAGTTGCCTAGTGGGATCGGGAAACTGAAGAAGCTTAGGCACTTATTTGCTGAGAAAACAATTGACCCAGATTGGAGAGAGATTCAATGTTGCAGTGGTATGTGTATCCCCAAAGGTCTTGGAAATCTAACAAACCTACAGACATTACAAGCATTGGAAGCACAAGATGAGTCTGTTAGACATTTATGGGAGCTGACACAAGTGAGAAGTTTGAGGTTATGGAATGTGAAAGGAAACTACTGTGGCCGCATCGGTGAGTCTCTAGTTCGGATGCGCTATTTGTCCTGCCTAGATGTGAATGCAAGTGCTGAGAACGAGGTTCTCTTGTTGAATGTCTACCTGCCAAGCCTGCAAAAGCTGTATTTGAGAGGACGACTAGCGGAAGGGGCTTTCGACGAGTCTCCTCTCTTCCAAGCTGTTGGGGGGCAGAACTTGCATGTATTGAATCTATCTTTATCACAATTGAGAGAAGACCCCCTGCCATCCCTTTCTCGGTTGTCAAATTTGACGCGTCTACAATTCACTAGAGCCTACAACGGAGAGCAGCTGACATTTCGCACAGGGTGGTTTCCCAAGCTAAAGATTCTCGTTCTAAGAGACATGCCTAATCTGAATCGGCTAGAGATACATAAAGGTGCCATGGCGAGCCTGGAAAGATTAGTCTTAGCCAACCTCAGCGGTATGATGGAGGTCCCACCTGGCATTGAGTTTCTCATGCCCCTCCAGCGTCTGGTCTTCCAGGAAATCACCAATGACTTCTTGACATTGTTGCGCGAGTGTTCTGCAATTCAAGGGGCCCATGCGGTGTATTCTCTCCGATATTGA
- the LOC109772091 gene encoding cytosolic sulfotransferase 5, translating into MAGSETAGLQVPVAFKDADDGTIPVRPPTEYAAAVASLPLNPASKLKLRCYQGVWVLEDWVPGIMAMQRSFSTRPGDVVLASFPKCGTTWLKALIFATMARTAYPPTSPAHPLRRLNPHDCVILLDRLFAIGREAVLDKLPSPRLMCTHMPLSVLPASISRGSDCKIVYICRDQKDMVVSMWHFANRARPDISLQEVFETVCDGTCFAGPVWDHILGYWRVSNAEPNRVLFLTYEQMRQDPVDKVRKLAQFLGRPFSDTEEEAGAVAEIVELCSLEHLKNLEANKKGSQGVFLKFPYDSYFRKGVVGDWVNHLTPEMAKCLDAIFEENFKGSGFTLP; encoded by the exons ATGGCTGGTAGCGAAACGGCTGGTCTCCAGGTCCCCGTGGCGTTCAAGGACGCCGACGACGGCACCATCCCAGTGCGCCCACCTACCGAGTATGCCGCTGCCGTGGCGTCCCTGCCGTTGAACCCTGCCAGCAAGCTCAAGTTGCGCTGCTATCAGGGCGTGTGGGTGCTGGAGGACTGGGTACCAGGCATCATGGCCATGCAGCGCAGCTTCTCAACGCGCCCCGGCGACGTGGTTCTTGCGAGCTTTCCCAAGTGCGGCACCACTTGGCTCAAGGCTCTGATATTCGCCACCATGGCCCGCACCGCATACCCGCCGACAAGCCCCGCCCACCCGCTCCGCCGCCTCAACCCGCACGACTGTGTGATTCTCTTGGACAGGCTCTTCGCCATCGGCCGTGAGGCAGTGCTGGACAagctgccctcgccgaggctcaTGTGCACGCACATGCCTCTCTCGGTGCTGCCGGCGTCTATCTCTCGTGGATCCGACTGCAAAATTGTCTACATATGCAG GGATCAGAAGGACATGGTTGTCTCGATGTGGCACTTTGCCAACCGTGCTCGACCTGACATATCACTCCAAGAGGTGTTCGAGACGGTCTGTGACGGCACATGTTTTGCCGGGCCTGTCTGGGATCACATCCTTGGATACTGGAGGGTAAGCAATGCAGAGCCAAACAGGGTGCTTTTCTTGACCTATGAGCAGATGCGTCAGGATCCGGTTGACAAAGTCAGGAAGCTAGCTCAATTCCTCGGGAGGCCATTCTCCGACACAGAGGAGGAGGCCGGTGCTGTTGCAGAGATAGTTGAGCTTTGTAGCTTGGAGCATCTAAAAAATCTAGAGGCCAACAAGAAAGGCTCCCAGGGGGTGTTCTTGAAGTTCCCATATGACTCCTATTTCAGGAAGGGGGTGGTGGGAGATTGGGTGAACCATTTGACACCTGAGATGGCTAAATGTCTAGATGCGATATTCGAGGAGAACTTCAAAGGATCAGGCTTCACTCTGCCGTGA